From a region of the Synergistaceae bacterium genome:
- a CDS encoding methyl-accepting chemotaxis protein, with product MLKHLRMAAKLMLGFGLLLLVFAGTIFIVWRDLSNIEKENEYLNARVVPVMQAGALIERSACELFLSIKDVQSTEEDAAIATSREWIKKLEAVLGDMAALGSADATLATPKRVQKYIMPVHRSYVQSLQETFTAIGKKKLASNALNAVLTEIGKEIEVLQKKYFEAAKTELDNPAAMMKRLDLLHTGSRMRAAVVELRGSVQEFLRIGTPETIEMMMKNLQTVENCSRTVKDQTRDSGRLEVVNGLVTATQNVRNALTGFIQAVENLNRQKKARSQLEETYNRETSNSSKVAQDRVLTVSRSSVNALRKSVLILFLSAGISILIGVLIAFCISRSITGPLNVIVALAKRCQEGDLTITRKDFGYEGKDELGYLVVALSEMISAQEWAMKRVVDVASAVESGANNLAAIAEETNASMEEVKASIDQVSVMSENNGSELQQSNTGVEEMRDGADTVARSATETAAFISQTTDASHRAIQTVNAVIDGMRGVDKNSRDSEAKIRQLVTSVENVSSFVSVITGIADQTNLLALNAAIEAARAGEAGRGFAVVAEEVRKLAEESARAAQNVGNIITELQREAQESIAATTEAGQMLEGTLVQAEEAQKALNGALEEINKANDSIQNIAAVAEEQAASSREIAAGIGKVTQSMLAMMDTTRHIHRATEETSKAAQSVAEQSEVMSSHSQSLSEALARFRLCS from the coding sequence ATGTTGAAACATTTAAGAATGGCCGCCAAATTGATGCTGGGGTTCGGGTTGCTGCTGCTGGTGTTCGCCGGGACGATTTTTATCGTCTGGAGAGATTTGTCGAACATCGAAAAGGAAAACGAGTACCTGAACGCGCGGGTTGTTCCCGTGATGCAGGCGGGCGCTCTTATTGAACGCAGCGCCTGCGAGCTTTTTCTGAGCATAAAGGACGTGCAGAGTACAGAAGAGGATGCAGCCATCGCGACGAGCAGAGAATGGATAAAAAAACTGGAGGCGGTTCTGGGCGATATGGCGGCTCTGGGAAGCGCGGACGCGACTCTGGCAACGCCCAAACGGGTTCAGAAGTACATTATGCCCGTTCATCGTTCTTATGTGCAGAGCCTTCAGGAAACCTTCACCGCCATCGGGAAAAAGAAACTGGCCTCCAACGCGCTGAACGCGGTTTTGACGGAGATTGGCAAAGAGATTGAGGTTCTGCAGAAAAAATATTTTGAAGCGGCGAAAACCGAGCTCGACAACCCAGCCGCGATGATGAAACGCCTGGACCTGCTGCATACGGGCAGTCGGATGCGCGCGGCCGTTGTGGAACTGCGCGGCTCCGTTCAGGAATTTTTGCGGATCGGTACGCCTGAGACCATTGAAATGATGATGAAGAACCTTCAGACGGTGGAGAACTGCTCCCGGACGGTGAAGGACCAAACCCGGGATTCCGGCCGTTTGGAAGTCGTGAACGGGCTCGTGACGGCCACGCAGAACGTCAGAAACGCTCTGACCGGCTTCATTCAGGCCGTGGAAAACCTGAACCGGCAGAAGAAAGCCCGAAGCCAGCTTGAGGAAACGTATAACAGAGAAACTTCGAACTCCAGCAAGGTGGCGCAGGACAGGGTTTTGACGGTTTCCCGATCCAGCGTGAACGCACTGAGGAAGAGCGTTCTCATTCTGTTTCTCTCCGCCGGGATTTCCATCCTTATCGGAGTCCTGATCGCCTTTTGCATTTCTCGCAGCATCACCGGCCCCCTCAATGTCATCGTCGCTTTGGCCAAACGCTGCCAGGAGGGAGATCTGACCATTACGCGAAAGGACTTTGGCTATGAGGGCAAAGATGAGCTGGGGTATCTGGTGGTTGCTCTGTCCGAAATGATTTCCGCTCAGGAATGGGCGATGAAACGCGTTGTGGACGTGGCGTCGGCGGTGGAAAGCGGCGCGAACAACCTGGCCGCCATTGCCGAGGAAACGAACGCGTCCATGGAAGAAGTCAAAGCCTCCATCGATCAGGTTTCCGTTATGAGCGAAAACAATGGTTCAGAACTTCAGCAGAGCAACACGGGAGTCGAAGAAATGCGCGACGGAGCGGACACTGTGGCCCGTTCGGCAACCGAAACCGCCGCGTTTATCTCCCAGACGACGGACGCCTCGCACAGGGCGATTCAGACGGTGAACGCCGTGATCGACGGTATGCGCGGCGTGGATAAAAATTCCAGAGACAGCGAGGCCAAGATACGGCAGCTGGTCACTTCCGTGGAGAACGTGAGCAGTTTCGTGTCGGTCATCACGGGAATTGCGGACCAGACGAACCTGCTGGCGCTGAACGCGGCCATTGAAGCGGCCCGGGCCGGAGAGGCGGGGCGCGGATTTGCGGTCGTCGCCGAGGAAGTGCGCAAGCTGGCGGAAGAGTCCGCTCGAGCCGCGCAGAACGTGGGAAACATCATCACGGAACTTCAGCGGGAAGCTCAGGAGAGCATCGCGGCCACCACCGAAGCGGGGCAGATGCTGGAAGGGACTCTCGTTCAGGCCGAAGAAGCTCAGAAGGCGCTGAACGGAGCTCTGGAGGAAATCAACAAGGCCAATGATTCGATTCAGAACATCGCGGCGGTCGCGGAGGAACAGGCGGCCTCCAGCAGGGAAATCGCCGCGGGCATCGGTAAGGTCACCCAGTCGATGCTGGCCATGATGGACACGACCCGACATATCCACCGGGCGACGGAGGAAACGTCGAAAGCCGCTCAGAGCGTGGCGGAACAATCCGAGGTCATGAGTTCACATTCCCAGTCCCTGTCCGAGGCTCTGGCCCGCTTCCGCCTCTGCTCCTGA